One stretch of Synechococcus sp. MU1617 DNA includes these proteins:
- a CDS encoding DUF721 domain-containing protein produces MAVAPDSQRRRLPGLELLQSAAPAPAAPLRTCLGALQREWRKDDHLAALWQDWPRVAGAQLAPHCRPLSLQRGVLTVGASHPQWRQALLYNRPQLITALHQAGHAVRDLRIQQHHPLQSPVLESEASIWAEHPSRTDVHGMGTCPDCGRPGPNGEIKLWGHCGFCHRQTLT; encoded by the coding sequence ATGGCGGTTGCACCTGATTCCCAACGGCGTCGCCTACCGGGCCTGGAGCTGCTCCAATCAGCTGCACCAGCGCCGGCAGCACCGTTGAGAACCTGCCTGGGCGCGCTGCAGAGGGAGTGGCGCAAGGATGATCATCTGGCAGCTCTGTGGCAGGACTGGCCGAGAGTTGCAGGAGCACAACTGGCACCGCACTGTCGCCCCTTGTCGCTGCAACGCGGGGTGCTGACCGTGGGAGCCAGCCATCCTCAATGGCGCCAGGCTCTCCTCTACAACCGGCCCCAGCTCATCACCGCCCTGCATCAAGCCGGCCACGCGGTGCGTGATCTGCGTATCCAGCAACACCACCCCCTTCAATCCCCTGTGCTGGAAAGCGAAGCCAGCATCTGGGCCGAGCATCCGAGCCGCACCGATGTCCATGGCATGGGGACATGCCCGGACTGCGGCCGACCAGGGCCCAACGGAGAAATCAAGCTCTGGGGTCACTGCGGTTTTTGCCACAGACAAACCCTTACTTAA
- a CDS encoding PspA/IM30 family protein, giving the protein MGFFDRLSRLVRSNANAAVSGMEDPSKILDQSVADMQADLVKLRQAVALAIASQKRLTSQAEQAAAQSKTWYERAELALKKGEESLAREALTRRKTFQETATSLTAQVQAQDGQVESLKKSLVALEGKIAEAKTKKDMLKARAQAAKAQQQLQSAVGSIGTNSAMAAFERMEEKVEALEATGQAAAELAGTDLESQFAALESGGGVDDDLEALRAQLKGGPEAVALPASEASEAVKPVQVEEVDAELEDLKRSIDKL; this is encoded by the coding sequence ATGGGTTTCTTTGATCGGCTGAGCAGGCTGGTTCGATCCAACGCCAACGCTGCCGTCAGCGGCATGGAGGACCCTTCCAAAATCCTCGACCAATCCGTCGCTGACATGCAGGCGGATCTGGTCAAATTGCGTCAGGCCGTTGCTCTGGCAATCGCGAGTCAGAAGCGGTTGACCAGTCAGGCTGAACAGGCTGCAGCCCAATCCAAGACCTGGTATGAGCGTGCCGAGCTGGCACTGAAAAAGGGTGAGGAATCCCTGGCTCGGGAAGCTTTGACCCGGCGCAAGACCTTCCAGGAGACGGCGACGTCACTGACCGCGCAGGTGCAGGCCCAAGACGGCCAGGTGGAATCGCTCAAAAAGAGTCTGGTCGCCCTCGAAGGAAAGATCGCCGAGGCCAAGACTAAAAAGGACATGCTCAAGGCCCGGGCTCAGGCGGCCAAGGCTCAGCAGCAGTTGCAAAGCGCCGTCGGCAGCATCGGCACCAATTCCGCCATGGCAGCCTTCGAGCGGATGGAGGAAAAGGTGGAGGCCTTGGAGGCCACCGGTCAGGCTGCGGCTGAGCTGGCTGGAACTGATCTGGAAAGTCAGTTCGCGGCTTTGGAAAGCGGTGGCGGCGTTGATGATGATCTTGAGGCGTTGCGCGCTCAGCTGAAAGGAGGCCCAGAAGCCGTTGCTCTGCCCGCGTCCGAGGCGTCTGAAGCCGTGAAGCCCGTGCAGGTGGAAGAGGTGGATGCCGAACTCGAAGACTTGAAGCGATCCATCGACAAGCTCTGA
- the trxA gene encoding thioredoxin, with product MAGAVADFTDAGFEREVLKASGTVLVDFWAAWCGPCRLIAPLMDWVASDYGDRLSVGKLEVDANPQTRDAYQVQGIPTLILFRNGEVLARHEGAIAKPQLQAFLDANL from the coding sequence TTGGCTGGAGCTGTTGCCGATTTCACCGACGCTGGTTTTGAACGTGAAGTCCTCAAGGCTTCCGGCACTGTCCTCGTCGATTTCTGGGCCGCCTGGTGTGGCCCCTGCCGACTGATCGCCCCATTGATGGATTGGGTCGCGAGCGACTACGGCGATCGCCTCAGCGTTGGCAAGCTTGAGGTGGATGCGAATCCCCAGACCCGTGACGCCTATCAGGTGCAGGGCATCCCAACGTTGATTCTGTTCCGCAACGGTGAGGTTTTGGCGCGGCATGAAGGTGCCATCGCCAAACCGCAGCTGCAGGCCTTCTTGGATGCCAACCTCTAA
- a CDS encoding aminotransferase class I/II-fold pyridoxal phosphate-dependent enzyme, translating into MPTSKRLASLGNAVFARVDAAKHAYRVEVSPSARPDLVDLSIGSSDLRPPKALLDTMASAVVESNSCSYCLQAGLRPFHAAVADWCRHRFDVSVDPDHEVQLLVGSQEGTAHLPLAVLDPGDAALHLDPCYPSHTGGLHLAGARTKALALSPEKDWRPDLTTISPQLWDQLKLFVLGYPHNPSARVGDQEDLNRIMATAARHDVVIAHDNPYVDLALDGEPPSLLQAPNWRECGIEFFSLSKGWCLGGFRLGFAVGAAPLIAALRRAKAVIDFNQSLALQQGAIQALQRFPDWPRQLHPTYRERRDRVVETLRARGWSVPCSEMAMYLWFPLPDAAHRRGWSDEDAARELLQRSGVALTPGSGFGGGGRQWLRMALVRPVNELVEAASRLADAMDD; encoded by the coding sequence ATGCCAACCTCTAAGCGGCTTGCCTCGCTGGGCAACGCTGTTTTTGCCCGTGTTGATGCTGCAAAGCACGCTTATCGCGTTGAGGTGTCTCCTTCCGCACGTCCGGATCTGGTGGATCTCTCCATCGGATCGTCTGATCTTCGGCCGCCCAAGGCTTTGTTGGACACCATGGCCTCTGCGGTCGTGGAGTCCAACAGCTGCTCCTATTGCCTGCAAGCCGGGCTGAGGCCTTTCCATGCCGCCGTCGCGGACTGGTGTCGCCATCGCTTCGACGTTTCGGTGGATCCTGATCATGAGGTTCAGTTGTTGGTGGGATCCCAGGAAGGAACAGCCCATCTGCCGCTTGCGGTGCTTGATCCCGGTGACGCTGCCCTGCATCTGGACCCCTGTTATCCGTCCCATACCGGTGGATTGCACTTGGCGGGAGCCCGGACCAAGGCCTTGGCCCTCTCCCCCGAAAAAGACTGGCGTCCGGATCTAACAACCATCAGCCCCCAGCTTTGGGATCAACTGAAGCTTTTCGTTTTGGGGTATCCCCACAACCCTTCAGCCCGGGTGGGGGATCAGGAGGATCTCAATCGCATCATGGCGACCGCGGCTCGGCACGATGTGGTGATCGCTCACGACAATCCCTATGTGGATCTCGCCCTGGATGGAGAACCTCCCTCTCTTTTGCAGGCTCCGAACTGGAGAGAGTGCGGCATTGAATTCTTCTCCCTCTCGAAGGGCTGGTGCCTTGGGGGATTCAGACTTGGTTTCGCTGTTGGTGCTGCACCGCTGATTGCCGCCCTGCGTCGTGCCAAGGCCGTCATCGATTTCAACCAGAGCCTGGCCCTGCAGCAGGGTGCGATCCAGGCCTTGCAACGCTTCCCCGATTGGCCGCGGCAACTGCATCCGACCTATCGCGAACGACGGGATCGTGTGGTCGAGACCCTCAGGGCACGCGGTTGGTCGGTCCCCTGTTCAGAGATGGCGATGTACCTCTGGTTCCCCTTGCCTGATGCGGCCCATCGTCGGGGTTGGAGTGATGAAGATGCCGCCAGGGAACTGCTTCAGCGCAGTGGTGTCGCCTTGACCCCTGGGTCCGGTTTTGGTGGCGGCGGTCGCCAGTGGCTGCGCATGGCGCTGGTGCGGCCGGTGAATGAGTTGGTGGAGGCTGCATCGCGACTCGCGGATGCGATGGATGACTGA
- a CDS encoding biotin--[acetyl-CoA-carboxylase] ligase, with the protein MRWMTDPRMPQHRCPHHGGGRLMATYRRLAGASARHWSIRHVPVCSSTEELLGTWMRDQPSLLGPRAVIATHQRRGVGQWGRAWVSPPGGVWISAALPWRSHGSGQAGLLGLALALSVAQRLEQRGLSVQIKWPNDLLVNGRKLAGLLPGVVQRGSQLRLLRIGLGLNVRNSVPGNAIALRRLEGQQAADPIRWTAEVLLAFDHCHFVGGDGSWCLDGVQARLWSDQLVHPEDGQIWRIAGLEGDGGLRLRQGSRTETWRRWP; encoded by the coding sequence ATGCGATGGATGACTGATCCACGCATGCCGCAACATCGATGCCCTCACCACGGTGGTGGTCGGTTGATGGCGACGTATCGCCGCCTCGCTGGTGCCTCGGCACGCCACTGGAGCATCCGGCATGTGCCTGTGTGCAGCAGCACGGAGGAGTTGCTGGGGACCTGGATGCGCGATCAGCCCTCGTTGCTAGGGCCTCGCGCCGTCATTGCTACCCACCAACGCCGGGGAGTCGGCCAGTGGGGGCGCGCCTGGGTTTCTCCGCCAGGCGGTGTCTGGATCAGTGCTGCATTGCCCTGGCGGAGCCATGGGTCCGGTCAGGCCGGCTTGCTTGGCTTGGCGCTGGCCCTGTCTGTGGCGCAACGGCTTGAGCAGCGGGGCCTTTCGGTTCAGATCAAATGGCCCAATGACCTGCTCGTGAACGGCCGCAAATTGGCGGGCCTCCTGCCTGGGGTGGTGCAACGGGGCTCCCAGCTGCGTTTGCTGCGCATCGGCCTGGGCCTGAATGTGCGGAATTCAGTTCCTGGTAACGCCATTGCCCTGCGAAGGCTGGAAGGACAGCAGGCTGCGGATCCGATCCGGTGGACGGCGGAGGTTTTACTTGCCTTCGATCACTGTCACTTCGTTGGAGGCGATGGGTCCTGGTGCCTCGATGGAGTTCAGGCCCGGCTCTGGTCCGATCAGCTCGTCCATCCTGAAGACGGTCAGATTTGGAGGATTGCTGGCCTTGAAGGCGATGGAGGGCTTCGTTTGCGTCAGGGTTCAAGGACCGAAACCTGGCGCCGCTGGCCCTGA
- a CDS encoding M23 family metallopeptidase — protein MLAWFALIWVLVPAAAAQGFDQSLDGLVRQRVITSLERKLLQGGSSVVPMERSRFEEACRTGALSRKDCASGVARRPPGAPASARVRLIPSRQPLRVPVSALLARDGGTFRLESVFAVTPRPLPSPGNGDSQLLFPVAGDAFKSSGFGWRLHPILGSWLMHAGRDFAAPEGTPVVAALSGQVLSSGLAGGYGIAIELEHAEPLRRTLYGHLSEIYVRPGQPVRQGEVIGRVGSTGLSTGPHLHFELRTPSRAGWQAVDPGDLDLSSVMRENNDPVALLLDQVLRSLERDQP, from the coding sequence TTGCTGGCTTGGTTCGCGCTGATCTGGGTGTTGGTTCCAGCTGCGGCTGCGCAGGGTTTTGATCAGTCTCTCGATGGGCTGGTCCGACAACGGGTGATCACGTCCCTGGAGCGCAAGCTGCTCCAGGGTGGTAGCTCGGTGGTTCCCATGGAACGAAGCCGTTTTGAAGAGGCCTGTCGAACTGGTGCTCTGTCCCGGAAGGACTGTGCGTCCGGGGTGGCCAGGCGTCCGCCGGGGGCACCGGCTTCGGCTCGGGTTCGACTGATCCCCTCCCGGCAACCGTTGCGTGTTCCCGTGTCAGCGCTTCTCGCCCGCGATGGCGGCACCTTTCGTCTGGAATCCGTCTTCGCTGTCACGCCTCGTCCGCTGCCCAGCCCTGGAAATGGCGACAGTCAACTGCTCTTCCCTGTGGCTGGAGACGCCTTTAAAAGCAGTGGGTTTGGTTGGCGTTTGCATCCCATCCTGGGGAGCTGGTTGATGCATGCCGGTCGGGACTTTGCAGCGCCGGAGGGCACGCCGGTGGTGGCTGCTCTTTCGGGGCAGGTCTTAAGTAGTGGTCTTGCTGGTGGGTATGGCATCGCCATCGAACTGGAACATGCCGAGCCATTGCGCCGCACGTTGTATGGCCATCTCTCGGAGATCTATGTGCGACCCGGTCAGCCGGTACGCCAAGGAGAGGTGATTGGCCGCGTCGGCAGCACGGGCCTCAGCACAGGCCCGCACCTGCATTTCGAGTTGCGCACACCATCGCGGGCAGGTTGGCAGGCCGTTGATCCTGGAGATCTGGATCTTTCCTCCGTGATGCGTGAGAACAACGATCCTGTTGCGTTGCTGCTCGACCAGGTGTTGCGCAGCCTTGAACGCGATCAGCCCTAG
- a CDS encoding response regulator transcription factor, which translates to MSPESQHRLRVLLVDDEHKLTDLLRLELDVEGYDVDVASDGASGLIRSRTEPNPDLIILDWNLPDFSGIDICQRIRAGGITIPILMLTGHDEITDRVKALDAGVDDYLIKPFSIDELMARLRAMHRRAETFSGPVSGSDVNEILKVADLSMNTRTRDVTRGDRALRLSVKEYDLLNFLMRGAGRVLERQEIMHGVWGENFYGDDNLLDVYIRYLRQKVELDDAPTLIHTVRGVGFILREQSN; encoded by the coding sequence ATGTCCCCGGAATCCCAGCACCGTCTCCGTGTCCTTCTTGTTGACGACGAACACAAACTGACTGATCTGCTTCGTCTGGAGCTTGATGTTGAGGGATACGACGTTGATGTTGCCTCTGACGGAGCCAGCGGCCTGATCCGAAGCCGTACTGAACCCAATCCAGACCTGATCATCCTGGATTGGAACCTGCCGGACTTCAGCGGCATCGACATCTGTCAACGCATCCGAGCCGGAGGAATCACCATCCCAATCCTGATGCTCACGGGGCACGACGAAATCACTGATCGGGTCAAAGCTCTCGATGCCGGCGTTGATGATTACCTGATCAAGCCATTTTCCATCGACGAATTAATGGCGCGCCTGCGGGCCATGCACCGTCGCGCTGAAACATTCTCAGGGCCCGTGAGCGGCTCCGACGTCAACGAAATTCTCAAGGTCGCCGACCTCAGCATGAACACGCGAACCCGGGATGTGACACGGGGAGATCGTGCCCTCCGACTGTCGGTGAAGGAATACGACCTGCTGAATTTCCTGATGCGGGGCGCAGGCCGTGTGCTCGAACGTCAAGAGATCATGCACGGTGTATGGGGAGAAAATTTTTATGGGGACGACAATCTTCTTGACGTCTACATCCGCTACCTGCGTCAAAAAGTCGAATTGGACGATGCGCCAACCCTCATCCACACCGTGCGCGGTGTCGGATTCATCCTCAGGGAACAATCGAACTGA
- a CDS encoding PAS domain S-box protein has product MSTPGAWTEDRIRALREKEDLPFVRADSSGIVQEINDRFKAVYGWSEAALIGQSLGLILPPSFRDSHHAGFARFQLTEVSKVLNHPLKLATFCSDGHAIESEHFIVAEKHSNGSWSFAATLRPLMESS; this is encoded by the coding sequence ATGTCGACCCCAGGCGCCTGGACGGAAGACCGAATCCGAGCACTGCGTGAGAAGGAAGACCTCCCCTTTGTTCGTGCCGATTCCTCTGGGATCGTGCAGGAAATCAATGATCGTTTCAAGGCCGTCTACGGCTGGTCTGAAGCCGCGCTGATTGGTCAATCCCTTGGTTTGATTTTGCCGCCAAGCTTTCGCGATTCCCATCACGCTGGGTTCGCCCGTTTCCAACTGACGGAGGTCTCCAAGGTGCTGAATCACCCGTTGAAACTGGCAACTTTTTGCTCCGATGGGCATGCCATTGAAAGTGAACATTTCATTGTGGCGGAGAAGCACAGCAATGGAAGCTGGTCGTTCGCGGCAACGCTGCGACCGTTGATGGAATCGAGCTGA
- a CDS encoding HAMP domain-containing sensor histidine kinase codes for MRQSLGMLQVAFDAASEAMVIVDVHRRIHWANQASADLFVGGVPIQLVNQTLADVLKLRPLDAHAKAALQLLDPHLPLPRTSGESRCQVLSPNGDESQVHLLRWRPVELIQAPFLLVSLRDLSPEERALVQQQRFMTDLTHELRTPLAIVSGNLQRMARLSPLPEAVSSRLTMAREEMARIQKLLGHLSLLTRLELDPDVVSCGDHLLGPLLQRWYEASRELAPSLQLKGLEWGDELVVQTDPRALMLALDQLLDNACQHANRSMPIQLSLAGSDGLGHCILEFASQSLDAPVASEDLERWSLPFFRGKPERDGERVEGPGLGLALVRELVRGCGGTLELHQQPSPQETTTIVRLRLKLRTSNASGAVAAAVRTDPA; via the coding sequence TTGCGGCAGTCCCTTGGAATGCTTCAGGTCGCTTTCGACGCGGCCAGCGAAGCGATGGTGATTGTCGATGTGCATCGAAGAATTCACTGGGCAAATCAAGCCTCTGCCGACCTCTTTGTTGGTGGCGTGCCGATTCAGCTGGTGAATCAAACCCTGGCTGATGTTCTGAAGCTCAGGCCCTTGGATGCCCATGCCAAGGCAGCACTCCAGTTGTTGGACCCCCACCTGCCTCTGCCGCGGACGTCGGGAGAGAGCCGCTGCCAGGTGCTGTCCCCGAATGGTGATGAATCGCAGGTGCACTTGCTGCGTTGGCGGCCGGTCGAATTGATTCAGGCGCCGTTTCTGCTGGTGTCGTTGCGCGACCTCAGCCCCGAAGAACGGGCCTTGGTTCAGCAGCAGCGCTTCATGACCGATCTCACCCATGAATTGCGCACGCCCCTGGCGATCGTGAGCGGGAATCTGCAACGGATGGCTCGGCTGAGCCCTCTCCCTGAGGCCGTCAGCTCCCGTCTCACGATGGCCCGCGAGGAAATGGCGCGGATTCAGAAGTTGCTCGGTCATCTCTCGCTGCTTACACGCCTGGAGCTGGATCCTGATGTGGTCAGCTGTGGCGACCACCTCTTGGGGCCGCTGCTTCAGCGCTGGTATGAAGCCTCTCGGGAGCTGGCTCCGAGTCTCCAGCTGAAGGGCCTGGAATGGGGGGACGAACTGGTGGTCCAAACCGACCCTCGGGCCTTGATGCTGGCGTTGGATCAGTTGCTGGACAACGCTTGCCAGCACGCCAATCGATCCATGCCGATTCAGCTCAGCCTTGCTGGCAGTGACGGGCTCGGCCATTGCATCCTGGAGTTCGCCAGTCAGAGCCTTGATGCCCCTGTGGCTTCGGAGGATCTGGAACGCTGGTCTCTACCGTTTTTCCGGGGCAAGCCCGAACGCGACGGCGAAAGGGTGGAGGGCCCTGGTTTGGGGCTCGCCTTGGTGCGCGAACTGGTCAGGGGGTGTGGAGGAACGCTTGAGCTCCATCAGCAGCCCTCACCGCAAGAAACCACCACGATCGTGCGCTTGCGTCTGAAACTCAGAACATCGAACGCGTCTGGAGCAGTTGCGGCAGCTGTTCGAACAGATCCGGCTTGA
- a CDS encoding response regulator: protein MVKPPKALHIAVVEDDPRIQQLISAEITDEGHACICFGSAEDFLVEASSERFDLLLLDLMLPGMDGLACLKQLQLKSPSEPALRVVIVTALNDADKKREALANGAEAYVLKPDLFEQLPQLLQTRSMF from the coding sequence ATGGTGAAGCCCCCCAAGGCTCTGCATATTGCAGTCGTGGAGGATGACCCACGCATTCAGCAGCTGATCAGCGCTGAAATCACCGATGAGGGGCACGCCTGCATCTGCTTCGGTTCCGCAGAAGACTTTCTCGTCGAAGCAAGCTCCGAGCGCTTTGATCTGCTGCTGCTGGATTTGATGCTGCCGGGCATGGACGGCTTGGCCTGCCTGAAACAGCTGCAGCTCAAGTCCCCTTCCGAGCCTGCTTTAAGGGTGGTGATCGTGACGGCTCTCAATGATGCCGACAAGAAACGCGAAGCTCTGGCTAACGGAGCGGAGGCCTACGTGCTCAAGCCGGATCTGTTCGAACAGCTGCCGCAACTGCTCCAGACGCGTTCGATGTTCTGA
- a CDS encoding ABC transporter ATP-binding protein, translating into MAEPARPPVAELRGISKIYGSGDLEVKALDQLNLTVQEGDYLAVMGASGSGKSTAMNILGCLDRPTRGTYRLNGMAVEQLEDDALADVRNRSLGFVFQQFHLLGHASAMENVMLPMIYAGVPRDERVERAQSALRRVGLAQRLENKPNQLSGGQQQRVAIARAIINRPSLLLADEPTGALDSSTTAEVLELFDELHQQGITLVMVTHEDDVAARAQRIARFQDGRALTGCPQ; encoded by the coding sequence TTGGCTGAGCCTGCGCGACCGCCAGTTGCTGAGCTCCGGGGTATCAGCAAGATCTACGGATCCGGTGATCTCGAAGTCAAAGCCCTTGATCAACTGAATCTCACCGTCCAGGAGGGGGATTACCTGGCGGTGATGGGCGCCAGCGGCTCCGGCAAGAGCACGGCAATGAACATCCTTGGCTGCCTCGACCGGCCCACCAGAGGGACCTACCGGCTCAATGGCATGGCTGTTGAACAGTTGGAGGACGATGCGTTAGCCGACGTTCGCAACCGCTCGCTGGGGTTTGTCTTTCAGCAGTTCCATCTGCTCGGCCACGCCAGCGCCATGGAGAATGTGATGCTCCCGATGATTTATGCGGGGGTTCCCAGGGACGAACGGGTCGAGCGTGCCCAATCGGCACTGCGCCGTGTTGGCCTAGCGCAGCGTCTGGAGAACAAGCCCAATCAGCTCTCCGGAGGGCAGCAACAACGGGTGGCCATTGCCCGAGCCATCATCAATCGCCCCAGTCTGTTGCTGGCGGACGAACCCACAGGGGCCCTGGATTCCAGCACCACCGCCGAGGTACTGGAACTGTTTGATGAACTCCACCAGCAGGGCATCACCCTGGTGATGGTGACCCATGAGGACGATGTGGCGGCCCGAGCACAGCGCATTGCTCGGTTCCAGGATGGTCGGGCACTCACAGGATGTCCACAATGA
- a CDS encoding NAD(P)H-quinone oxidoreductase subunit N, translated as MPDMGASLLATQAMAAPGELLNLSLNASAVLPEAAVLLAMIATLLVDLAGEKVATRWVPPICYIGLGTSLVLLALQWNAPLEPSFLGSFLADNLAVAFRAVIALSTLLSLLISWRYAEKSGTPVGEYAAILLAATLGAMLLCGATDLVSVFISLETLSVASYLLSGYMKRDARSSEAALKYLLVGSAAAAVFLYGSSLLYGLSGSTSLDTIGLALQTSTTPLAALALVFVLATVAFKIAAVPFHQWTPDVYEGSPTPVVAFLSVGSKAAGFALALRILVGCFGAFDDQWKLLFTVLAVLSMTLGNVVALAQTSMKRMLAYSSIGQAGFVMIGMVCGTEDGFAAMVLYMAAYLFMNLGAFACIILFSIRTGSDRISDYAGLYQKDPLITLGLSLCLLSLGGIPPMLGFFGKIYLFFAGWANHQYLLVVVGLVTSVISIYYYISVIKMMVVKEPQEASDVVKAYPDVNWSLMGMQPLRVALIGCVAITAVGGILSNPLFQWANTAVAGTPLLQQAIALSSLKGLG; from the coding sequence ATGCCCGACATGGGTGCTTCCCTTCTCGCCACCCAGGCCATGGCTGCCCCTGGTGAGCTGCTGAATCTCTCTCTCAATGCTTCCGCAGTGCTGCCCGAAGCAGCAGTGCTGCTGGCGATGATCGCCACCCTCTTGGTGGACCTGGCGGGCGAAAAGGTCGCCACACGCTGGGTGCCCCCGATTTGCTACATCGGCCTAGGGACCTCCCTGGTTCTGCTGGCCCTGCAGTGGAATGCACCCCTAGAGCCATCCTTCCTCGGGTCCTTTCTCGCCGACAACCTGGCGGTGGCCTTCAGGGCTGTGATTGCCCTGTCCACGCTTCTTTCGCTACTGATCAGCTGGCGTTATGCCGAGAAGAGCGGCACTCCTGTTGGCGAGTACGCCGCCATCCTTCTCGCCGCCACCCTCGGCGCCATGCTTCTTTGCGGGGCAACGGATCTGGTGAGTGTGTTCATTTCGCTGGAAACGCTCTCTGTCGCCAGCTATCTGCTGTCGGGCTACATGAAGCGGGATGCCCGCAGTTCGGAAGCAGCACTCAAATACCTGCTTGTGGGATCGGCAGCTGCTGCTGTTTTCCTCTACGGCTCCTCCCTTCTCTACGGCCTGAGCGGCAGCACCAGCCTCGACACCATCGGCCTGGCCCTGCAGACCAGCACCACACCTCTGGCCGCTTTGGCCCTGGTGTTCGTCTTGGCCACCGTTGCATTCAAGATCGCAGCCGTTCCCTTCCACCAGTGGACGCCTGACGTTTACGAAGGCTCACCAACCCCTGTGGTGGCGTTCCTCTCCGTGGGTTCCAAAGCAGCCGGTTTTGCACTAGCCCTTCGCATCCTGGTGGGCTGCTTCGGTGCCTTCGACGATCAATGGAAATTGCTATTCACCGTTCTGGCGGTGTTGAGCATGACCTTGGGCAACGTTGTTGCCCTCGCACAGACCTCGATGAAGCGAATGCTGGCCTACAGCTCGATTGGCCAGGCCGGCTTCGTGATGATCGGCATGGTCTGCGGCACAGAGGACGGTTTTGCGGCCATGGTTTTGTATATGGCGGCCTACCTGTTTATGAACTTGGGGGCCTTCGCCTGCATCATCCTCTTCTCGATCCGCACAGGAAGTGATCGAATCTCCGATTACGCCGGGCTTTACCAGAAGGATCCCCTAATCACCCTCGGCCTCAGTCTTTGCCTGCTTTCCCTGGGGGGAATTCCTCCAATGCTGGGTTTCTTCGGAAAGATCTATCTGTTCTTTGCCGGTTGGGCCAACCACCAGTACCTGCTGGTGGTGGTTGGCTTGGTCACCTCTGTGATCTCGATCTACTACTACATCTCAGTCATCAAGATGATGGTGGTGAAGGAGCCCCAAGAGGCCTCCGATGTGGTCAAGGCCTATCCCGACGTGAACTGGTCGTTGATGGGGATGCAGCCGCTGCGGGTTGCCCTAATTGGATGTGTGGCCATCACCGCCGTTGGCGGAATCCTCTCCAATCCACTGTTCCAGTGGGCCAACACAGCGGTTGCAGGAACTCCATTGCTTCAGCAGGCCATCGCCCTCTCCAGCCTGAAGGGCCTTGGCTGA